Proteins co-encoded in one Vampirovibrio chlorellavorus genomic window:
- a CDS encoding ComEA family DNA-binding protein, whose product MTSPSALHRMRTHPLKHAAILLLLLSWAQGLSHPATAATFWDTYVPPELAFQDDLRQSITLPQRINVNLDSLNQLKTLPGLNEDIALKVMRNRPYTDVQDFYRKLPGLDKKRIDRLIQQIQPKIKFQ is encoded by the coding sequence GTGACAAGCCCGTCTGCTCTCCATCGTATGAGAACCCATCCCCTGAAACATGCTGCCATTCTGTTGCTCCTGCTGTCGTGGGCGCAAGGTTTGTCACATCCAGCCACCGCCGCCACATTTTGGGACACTTACGTCCCCCCGGAGCTGGCTTTTCAGGACGATTTAAGGCAAAGCATCACTTTGCCCCAGCGTATCAACGTTAATCTAGACAGCTTAAACCAGCTAAAAACGCTGCCCGGCCTGAATGAGGACATCGCCCTGAAGGTGATGCGCAATCGTCCCTACACCGATGTGCAGGATTTTTACCGCAAACTGCCGGGACTGGATAAAAAGCGCATCGATCGCCTGATTCAGCAAATTCAGCCTAAAATCAAATTTCAGTAA
- the uvrA gene encoding excinuclease ABC subunit UvrA, with the protein MPTRNQWIKITGARVNNLKNVSCDLPHDQLTVITGPSGSGKSSLAFDTLYAEGQRRYIESMSSYARQFLARIEKPDVDSIQHILPAIALEQKNSVKNARSTVGTATEIYDYLRLLYANVGQTRCDACGGDVSRADPFKIQGILQAYPEGQKVLLLAPVQLKEFGVDELLRQGFYRIYRNGEMQDLNQVREELSSHELVRIVIDRLIIKHKALGARLLESIRSALTLGNGKIEVLTLESGESQLFQNEFACLSCHKTFIEPFANLFSFNSPMGACPACEGFGRIIGIDMDKVIPNKNLSLAKGAIHPFTKPSYIDGYEYLATEAKKRKIPLDKPWNELTDAQKAFVIDGGGEFDGIRGFFDWLETKKYKVHVRVLLAKYRGYYPCPDCLGSRLRRDALNVRVQGKNILDIGEMPIAELVGFFEALTLPPTHQTIAERLLQEIKSRLTYLNEMGLTYLTLSRQFRTLSNGEAQRINLSAALGSGLTDTLYVLDEPTVGLHARDTDRLIRILQKLRDQGNTIVVVEHDPEVMLAADYIVDMGPSGGEDGGRIVYEGKPKGLLKVAYSQTARYLANPELLVPSSSVAKSGAPKASVSKKEKINAKTAQPDFIEIRGARGNNLKNLTVQFPVNQLVCVSGVSGSGKSTLIKQTLFAAYEHSQSRSLQLDEAPHEEILGLERFKDVLMVDQSPPGRSARSNPVTYVKAYDDIRKLFAESRKAMILGISPGHFSFNTPGGRCETCEGLGTLTIDMQFMADVTVVCHDCQGRRFNPNVLSVEVEGKNINDVLNMTVDEAVRFFASSRKISNKLLPLQEIGLGYLKLGQSTATLSGGEAQRLKLASYLPAGHAELDSVRVAKDQYLFLFDEPTTGLHMADIALLVQAFRRLVAAGHSLIVIEHNIDFIAQADYVVDMGPEGGAGGGQVVAQGSVREIMANAHSETGAFLKKRLQSPVASA; encoded by the coding sequence ATGCCTACTCGCAACCAATGGATCAAAATTACCGGCGCTCGGGTGAATAACCTGAAAAACGTGAGCTGCGATTTGCCTCACGACCAGTTGACGGTCATCACCGGGCCCTCCGGCTCCGGGAAGTCCTCCCTGGCCTTTGATACCCTGTACGCCGAAGGACAGCGCCGCTACATCGAGTCCATGTCCTCCTACGCCCGGCAGTTTTTGGCCCGTATTGAAAAGCCGGATGTGGACAGTATTCAGCATATTCTGCCCGCCATCGCCCTGGAGCAGAAAAATTCGGTCAAAAATGCCCGCTCCACCGTGGGGACGGCGACCGAGATTTACGATTACCTGCGCTTGCTGTACGCCAACGTGGGGCAAACCCGCTGCGATGCCTGCGGTGGGGACGTTAGCCGGGCCGATCCCTTTAAAATCCAGGGCATTCTGCAAGCCTACCCGGAAGGCCAGAAAGTGTTGCTGCTGGCCCCTGTGCAGCTCAAGGAATTCGGGGTGGACGAGTTGCTTCGGCAGGGCTTCTACCGGATTTACCGCAACGGGGAAATGCAGGATCTTAACCAGGTGCGAGAAGAATTGTCCTCGCATGAGCTGGTGCGCATCGTTATCGATCGCCTGATCATCAAGCACAAGGCGCTGGGGGCCCGCTTGCTGGAATCCATTCGCAGCGCACTGACGCTGGGCAATGGCAAAATTGAGGTTCTCACACTGGAGAGCGGCGAGAGCCAGTTGTTTCAGAATGAATTCGCCTGCCTGAGCTGTCACAAGACCTTTATTGAACCCTTTGCCAATCTGTTTTCCTTTAACAGCCCCATGGGGGCTTGTCCCGCCTGCGAGGGCTTTGGCCGCATCATCGGCATCGATATGGACAAGGTCATCCCCAACAAGAACCTTAGTCTGGCTAAGGGGGCCATTCATCCGTTTACCAAGCCCAGTTACATCGATGGCTATGAGTATCTGGCTACCGAGGCCAAAAAGCGAAAAATTCCGCTGGATAAGCCCTGGAACGAACTGACTGACGCTCAGAAGGCTTTTGTCATTGATGGCGGCGGCGAGTTCGATGGGATTCGGGGCTTTTTCGACTGGCTGGAAACCAAGAAGTACAAGGTGCATGTGCGGGTCCTCTTGGCCAAGTATCGGGGCTATTACCCCTGCCCGGATTGCTTGGGCTCTCGTCTGCGCCGGGATGCCCTGAATGTGCGGGTGCAGGGCAAGAATATTCTGGACATCGGGGAGATGCCCATTGCCGAGCTGGTGGGCTTTTTTGAGGCGCTGACCTTGCCGCCCACCCACCAAACCATCGCCGAACGGCTGCTTCAGGAGATTAAAAGCCGCTTGACCTACCTGAACGAGATGGGCCTCACGTACCTTACGCTCAGCCGACAGTTTCGCACCCTCTCCAACGGGGAAGCCCAGCGCATTAACCTGTCCGCCGCCCTGGGCAGTGGGCTGACTGACACATTGTACGTGCTGGATGAACCCACCGTGGGCCTGCACGCCCGGGACACGGATCGGCTGATACGCATTCTGCAAAAGCTGCGGGATCAGGGCAATACCATTGTGGTGGTGGAGCATGACCCGGAAGTGATGCTGGCTGCCGATTACATTGTGGACATGGGGCCGTCCGGTGGAGAGGATGGCGGACGCATTGTCTATGAGGGAAAACCCAAGGGCTTGCTAAAGGTTGCCTACTCTCAAACGGCCCGCTATCTGGCCAACCCGGAATTACTGGTTCCATCCTCATCGGTTGCCAAATCAGGTGCGCCCAAAGCCAGTGTCTCTAAAAAAGAGAAGATCAACGCCAAAACTGCTCAGCCGGATTTTATTGAGATTCGGGGCGCTCGTGGCAATAACCTGAAAAACCTGACTGTGCAATTTCCAGTCAACCAGCTGGTGTGTGTCAGTGGGGTGTCCGGCTCGGGGAAATCCACCCTGATTAAGCAAACCCTGTTTGCCGCCTACGAACACAGTCAGTCCCGATCCTTGCAGCTGGATGAAGCCCCGCATGAGGAAATTCTGGGGCTGGAGCGATTCAAAGATGTGCTGATGGTGGATCAAAGTCCGCCGGGCCGCTCGGCACGCTCCAATCCGGTCACTTACGTGAAAGCCTATGATGACATCCGCAAACTGTTTGCCGAATCTCGCAAGGCTATGATTCTGGGGATTTCCCCCGGTCATTTTTCGTTCAACACCCCGGGCGGGCGCTGCGAAACTTGTGAGGGTCTGGGCACCCTGACCATTGATATGCAATTTATGGCGGATGTGACCGTGGTCTGCCACGATTGTCAGGGTCGTCGCTTCAACCCCAACGTTTTGTCGGTGGAGGTTGAGGGTAAAAACATCAACGATGTGTTGAACATGACCGTGGATGAGGCGGTGCGCTTTTTCGCCAGCAGCCGTAAAATCAGCAACAAGTTGCTGCCCCTGCAGGAAATTGGTCTGGGCTACCTCAAGCTGGGGCAGTCCACCGCCACCCTGTCCGGCGGGGAGGCCCAGCGTCTGAAGCTGGCCAGCTACCTGCCAGCGGGCCATGCGGAACTGGATAGCGTTCGGGTGGCTAAAGATCAGTACCTGTTTTTGTTTGATGAACCCACCACCGGCTTGCACATGGCCGACATCGCTTTGCTGGTGCAGGCCTTCCGGCGCTTGGTGGCGGCAGGACACTCCCTGATTGTGATTGAGCATAACATCGATTTCATCGCCCAGGCCGATTACGTGGTGGACATGGGCCCCGAAGGCGGCGCCGGTGGGGGGCAGGTTGTGGCTCAAGGCTCGGTAAGGGAAATTATGGCCAATGCGCACAGCGAAACCGGTGCTTTCCTGAAGAAGCGCCTGCAGTCCCCGGTGGCTAGCGCTTAG
- the wecB gene encoding non-hydrolyzing UDP-N-acetylglucosamine 2-epimerase — protein MTVFGTRPEAIKMAPVVNALAACPQEFESVVCVTAQHREMLDQVLDLFQIRPDYDLNLMKPNQDLFQITTNVLMGMKDVLEKEHPDVVLVHGDTTTTMATSLAAFYKQIPVGHVEAGLRTWDKYYPFPEEINRVVTDGIATLYFAPTERSRQNLLKTGAREAQVFMTGNTVIDALLYTLHKPDRNGHLPIILDDSKRLVLVTVHRRENFGEPMQEICRALKDLITEDPSLEMVIPVHPNPNVRGIVRQTLGDLGRIHLIDPLDYEPFCRLMERADIILTDSGGVQEEAPSLQKPVLVLRDETERPEAVEMGTVKLVGPHYDKILSETRRLLSDDTAYQSMARAINPYGDGKSSQRILDALRAFHENPTLFR, from the coding sequence ATGACCGTGTTCGGCACCCGCCCGGAAGCCATTAAAATGGCCCCGGTGGTTAACGCCCTGGCTGCCTGCCCGCAGGAATTTGAGTCAGTGGTTTGCGTCACTGCCCAGCACCGGGAAATGCTGGATCAGGTGCTGGATCTGTTCCAGATTCGCCCGGATTATGACCTGAACCTGATGAAGCCCAATCAGGACCTCTTCCAGATTACCACCAACGTGCTGATGGGCATGAAAGACGTGCTGGAAAAGGAGCATCCCGACGTGGTGCTGGTGCATGGCGATACCACCACCACCATGGCCACCTCTTTGGCCGCCTTTTACAAGCAAATCCCGGTGGGCCACGTGGAAGCCGGTTTGCGTACCTGGGATAAATACTACCCCTTCCCGGAAGAGATTAACCGGGTGGTCACCGATGGGATTGCCACCCTGTACTTCGCTCCCACCGAGCGTTCCCGACAAAACCTTTTAAAAACGGGGGCACGGGAAGCCCAAGTGTTCATGACCGGTAACACGGTTATTGATGCCCTGCTGTACACCTTGCACAAGCCCGATCGCAACGGCCATTTACCCATTATCCTGGACGACAGCAAGCGTCTGGTGCTGGTCACCGTGCATCGCCGGGAGAACTTCGGGGAGCCCATGCAGGAAATTTGCCGGGCCCTGAAAGACCTGATCACCGAAGATCCTTCTCTGGAGATGGTCATTCCGGTGCATCCCAACCCCAATGTGCGGGGCATTGTGCGCCAGACCCTGGGCGATTTGGGCCGCATTCATCTGATTGATCCGCTGGATTACGAGCCCTTTTGTCGCCTGATGGAGCGGGCTGATATCATCCTAACCGATTCCGGCGGGGTACAGGAGGAAGCGCCCTCCCTGCAAAAACCGGTGCTGGTGCTACGAGATGAAACGGAACGCCCGGAGGCGGTGGAGATGGGCACCGTCAAGCTGGTGGGGCCGCATTATGACAAGATTTTAAGTGAAACCCGCCGCCTGCTTTCCGATGACACAGCCTATCAGTCGATGGCCCGGGCCATTAACCCCTATGGCGATGGAAAATCATCTCAGCGCATTTTGGATGCTTTACGGGCCTTTCATGAGAATCCGACACTTTTTCGGTAG
- the topA gene encoding type I DNA topoisomerase gives MPKASAPKTSAKTATKPTAKKTVKTAATKTTAKAKTKKASTDAGLDEDDSEEGGKGRSLVIVESPAKAKTLKKILGAKFQIKASVGHIRDLPEKKLGVDIDQNFEPMYEVLSAKADLVEELQEAARKCDTIYLAADPDREGEAIAWHVSMLLDNAKAKVHRIEFHEITKNAILEAIQHPREINLPRVNAQQARRVLDRLVGYKLSPLLWKKVSKGLSAGRVQSVAVRLICEREEEVLAFIPVEYWTIGTELKKDPKDTHHMVANLAKIDGEKAEIPNEKAAQEIVKTLQSNPLEVVAVNSRESRRKPQPPFITSTLQREASTRFGYSVKKTMQIAQKLYEGIDLGNGPEGLITYMRTDSTRVADEARDAAKEFIVRQYGKEFYPAEPNDYSKKSKKNVQDAHEAIRPTYVDKTPDMVKDALSEEQARIYSIIWNRFMASQMEAAQIRTKTVEVACKNLLLRGSDSKVIFKGYMAVYQAEDDEEVVASALLDVAKGDAISLSKVEPKQHFTEPPPRFNEASLVKTLEELGIGRPSTYAPTIATVQDRGYVFMENKALKPTPLGKAVNQVLVKHFQDIVDVNFTAALETRLDDIEEDTTPWQGVIRDFYGPFEATLKKATDEMEKVVILLEGESCPDCEKPMSLKTSRWGSQFMGCTGYPECKYTRPLSKDQKALPEDQPSDEKCEKCGGDMVMKHGRFGQYLKCQAEGCGANKSFEEKTGVTCPKCNQGEVVAKKSRRGKIFYGCNRYPDCDQAFWNKPLAEKCPDCGSLLTEKVLKKGTFHACPEKGCGFSKEVETTPA, from the coding sequence ATGCCTAAAGCTTCCGCCCCCAAAACTTCCGCCAAAACGGCAACCAAACCCACCGCCAAAAAAACCGTGAAAACAGCGGCCACCAAAACCACGGCCAAAGCCAAAACCAAAAAAGCCAGCACGGACGCAGGTCTGGATGAAGACGATTCCGAAGAGGGTGGCAAGGGTCGCTCACTGGTCATCGTAGAGTCCCCGGCCAAGGCCAAGACGCTGAAAAAAATTCTGGGGGCCAAGTTTCAAATCAAGGCCAGCGTGGGCCACATTCGGGATCTCCCGGAAAAAAAGCTGGGCGTGGACATCGATCAGAACTTCGAGCCCATGTACGAAGTGCTATCGGCCAAGGCCGACCTGGTGGAGGAACTGCAAGAAGCCGCCCGCAAGTGCGATACCATCTACCTGGCGGCTGACCCTGACCGTGAGGGAGAGGCCATTGCCTGGCACGTGTCCATGTTGCTGGACAACGCCAAGGCCAAGGTGCATCGCATCGAGTTTCACGAAATTACCAAAAACGCCATTCTGGAAGCCATTCAGCATCCCCGGGAAATCAACCTGCCCCGCGTCAACGCCCAGCAAGCCCGCCGGGTGCTGGATCGACTGGTGGGCTACAAGCTGAGCCCGCTGCTCTGGAAAAAAGTGAGCAAGGGCCTGTCCGCCGGACGGGTGCAAAGCGTTGCCGTGCGCCTGATTTGCGAGCGGGAGGAAGAGGTGCTGGCCTTTATTCCCGTGGAATACTGGACCATTGGCACGGAACTGAAAAAAGATCCCAAGGACACCCACCACATGGTGGCCAACCTGGCCAAAATTGACGGGGAAAAAGCGGAAATCCCCAACGAAAAAGCCGCTCAGGAGATTGTGAAAACCCTGCAATCCAACCCGCTGGAAGTGGTGGCGGTCAACTCCCGAGAATCCAGGCGAAAACCCCAGCCGCCCTTCATCACCAGTACCCTGCAACGGGAAGCCAGCACCCGCTTTGGCTATTCCGTGAAAAAGACCATGCAAATCGCCCAAAAGCTGTATGAGGGGATTGATCTGGGGAACGGCCCGGAAGGTTTGATCACTTACATGAGAACCGACAGCACCCGGGTGGCCGATGAAGCCCGGGACGCGGCCAAGGAATTCATCGTGCGGCAATACGGCAAGGAGTTTTATCCGGCCGAACCCAACGATTACAGCAAGAAAAGCAAGAAAAACGTGCAGGACGCCCACGAAGCCATCCGTCCTACTTACGTGGATAAAACCCCGGACATGGTCAAGGACGCCTTGAGCGAAGAGCAGGCCCGCATTTACAGCATCATCTGGAACCGCTTTATGGCCTCCCAGATGGAAGCGGCCCAAATCCGCACCAAAACCGTGGAAGTGGCCTGCAAAAACCTGCTGCTGCGGGGCTCCGATAGCAAGGTCATCTTCAAGGGCTATATGGCCGTTTATCAGGCTGAAGATGATGAAGAAGTCGTCGCCTCCGCCCTGCTGGATGTGGCCAAGGGAGACGCCATTTCCCTCTCCAAAGTGGAGCCCAAGCAGCACTTTACCGAGCCTCCGCCGCGCTTCAACGAAGCCAGTCTGGTCAAAACACTCGAAGAGTTGGGCATTGGACGACCCAGTACCTATGCTCCCACCATTGCCACCGTTCAGGATCGGGGCTATGTTTTTATGGAAAACAAGGCATTAAAGCCAACGCCATTGGGCAAAGCGGTCAATCAGGTGCTAGTCAAGCACTTTCAGGACATTGTGGATGTCAACTTCACCGCCGCGCTAGAAACCCGTCTGGATGACATTGAAGAGGACACCACCCCCTGGCAAGGCGTCATTCGGGATTTTTACGGCCCCTTTGAAGCCACCCTGAAAAAGGCCACCGATGAAATGGAAAAAGTGGTCATCCTGCTGGAAGGGGAAAGCTGCCCGGATTGCGAAAAGCCCATGTCCCTGAAAACCAGCCGCTGGGGTAGCCAGTTTATGGGCTGTACGGGGTATCCAGAGTGCAAGTACACCCGCCCCTTAAGCAAAGATCAGAAGGCCCTACCCGAAGATCAGCCCAGCGATGAGAAATGCGAAAAGTGCGGCGGCGATATGGTCATGAAGCACGGACGCTTTGGGCAATACCTCAAGTGTCAGGCGGAAGGCTGCGGGGCCAACAAGTCCTTTGAGGAAAAAACCGGAGTCACCTGCCCCAAGTGCAATCAGGGCGAAGTGGTGGCCAAAAAATCCCGCCGAGGCAAGATTTTCTACGGGTGCAACCGCTACCCGGATTGCGATCAGGCTTTCTGGAACAAGCCCCTGGCCGAAAAATGCCCGGACTGCGGCAGTCTGCTCACGGAAAAAGTGCTGAAAAAGGGCACTTTCCACGCCTGCCCGGAAAAGGGCTGCGGCTTCAGCAAGGAAGTGGAAACCACGCCTGCCTAA
- a CDS encoding NUDIX domain-containing protein: MSQNYNFKVRLAVVLIHENKLLLVRQNNRPFWVFPGGTLELNEGLEECAVREMKEEIDLDVAIEKTLYLADFLLKDAAGEIKHTIDVFMLARYLGGTPTMTLDENLNEMGFFTLEEVQKMQVEPSVALRQFLKDWPEGFAEASGLYLGKYGNGA; this comes from the coding sequence ATGTCTCAGAATTACAACTTTAAAGTGCGTTTGGCTGTGGTGTTGATCCACGAAAACAAATTGCTGCTGGTGCGGCAAAATAACCGCCCTTTCTGGGTTTTCCCGGGCGGGACACTGGAATTGAATGAAGGGCTGGAAGAATGCGCCGTGCGGGAGATGAAGGAAGAAATTGATCTGGATGTGGCCATCGAGAAAACGCTGTACCTGGCGGATTTTCTGCTGAAGGACGCTGCCGGGGAGATAAAGCACACCATTGATGTATTCATGCTGGCCCGCTACTTGGGTGGCACTCCCACCATGACTCTGGATGAAAACCTGAATGAGATGGGCTTTTTCACCTTGGAAGAAGTTCAAAAAATGCAGGTGGAACCCAGTGTGGCCCTGAGACAGTTCCTCAAAGACTGGCCGGAAGGCTTCGCCGAAGCCAGTGGGCTTTATTTGGGAAAATACGGAAACGGGGCCTGA
- a CDS encoding TonB family protein, translated as MIVLLMPGLTSRLKKMLALLVLSTLLPLVALAKAPDSTYAYVSRVFDKLQAHWEEQVYANQLTDNVLTFVLDEDGGLHSSGLNVGANTDSGRAILSYLKSNAPFGRFPVSLQGSQLEFKFKLDAGSLQMVSYQLLPKPNKDSVIAFASPVANQPQPVSLFYTRVGVPGKVWDKPASASGTADAMTTYVEQVRQQVKSNWQLPQDYPFQRTIAVLMIDRDGTLLGSSIKQSSGDATVDKAALNAINTAGAFPVAPANVPSLPITIEYIFEPVLTSAE; from the coding sequence ATGATCGTTTTACTGATGCCGGGATTGACCTCCCGCTTGAAGAAGATGCTGGCCTTATTGGTGTTGTCCACGTTGTTGCCTTTGGTGGCCTTGGCCAAAGCGCCCGATAGCACCTACGCCTATGTCTCCCGGGTTTTTGACAAGCTGCAGGCCCACTGGGAGGAGCAGGTTTACGCCAACCAGTTGACCGATAACGTGCTGACTTTTGTGCTGGATGAAGACGGCGGTTTGCACAGCAGCGGCCTGAACGTGGGGGCCAATACCGATTCGGGTCGAGCTATCCTGTCATACCTCAAAAGTAACGCCCCGTTTGGACGTTTTCCGGTCAGCCTGCAAGGCAGTCAACTGGAGTTTAAATTCAAGCTGGACGCCGGTAGTCTGCAAATGGTCAGCTACCAACTGCTGCCCAAGCCGAATAAAGACTCCGTGATTGCCTTCGCCAGCCCGGTGGCCAACCAGCCCCAGCCGGTCTCCCTGTTTTACACCCGGGTGGGCGTGCCCGGTAAGGTGTGGGACAAGCCCGCCAGCGCCTCAGGGACTGCCGATGCCATGACCACTTACGTGGAGCAGGTGCGTCAGCAGGTCAAAAGCAACTGGCAACTGCCTCAGGATTATCCCTTTCAGCGCACCATCGCCGTGCTGATGATTGATCGGGATGGAACGTTGCTGGGTTCCAGCATCAAGCAATCTTCGGGTGATGCCACCGTGGACAAGGCGGCCTTGAATGCCATCAACACCGCTGGGGCGTTTCCGGTGGCTCCGGCCAACGTCCCTTCCCTGCCCATTACCATTGAGTACATCTTCGAGCCGGTACTGACCAGCGCCGAATAA